From a region of the Pseudoxanthomonas sp. X-1 genome:
- a CDS encoding class I SAM-dependent methyltransferase, with product MRRSLAVLTLCAALAPVALAQQASPPSPVAPALQASLDGSWRKPDNVERDKYRHPGQTLTFFGVQPHDTVIEITPGNGWYSEILAPYLQAEGQYIAAVVDPAAVAESSRAYQQKAADSLQALFDADPAHYGKARLVRYSPAAPVFGPAGSADVVLTFRNVHNWRMADNAEAMFKGFYAVLKPGGTLGVVEHRAKGDVADDDKSGYVGQAQVIALATAAGFRLEAQSEINANPRDTKDYPGGVWTLPPTNKHPPADDARYRAIGESDRMTLRFTKP from the coding sequence ATGCGCAGATCGCTTGCCGTTCTCACCCTGTGCGCCGCGCTGGCGCCGGTGGCCCTCGCACAGCAGGCGAGCCCGCCGTCCCCTGTGGCGCCCGCGCTGCAGGCCAGCCTCGATGGCAGCTGGCGCAAGCCGGACAATGTCGAACGCGACAAGTACCGCCATCCCGGCCAGACCCTGACCTTCTTCGGCGTGCAGCCGCACGACACGGTCATCGAGATCACCCCGGGCAACGGCTGGTACTCGGAGATCCTGGCGCCGTATCTGCAGGCCGAGGGCCAGTACATCGCCGCGGTGGTCGACCCGGCCGCGGTCGCCGAATCCTCGCGTGCCTACCAGCAGAAGGCCGCCGATAGCCTGCAGGCGCTGTTCGACGCCGATCCGGCGCATTACGGCAAGGCCAGGCTGGTGCGCTACTCGCCAGCCGCCCCGGTGTTCGGCCCGGCGGGCTCGGCCGACGTGGTGCTCACCTTCCGCAACGTGCACAACTGGCGCATGGCCGACAACGCCGAGGCGATGTTCAAGGGCTTCTATGCCGTGCTCAAGCCCGGCGGCACGCTGGGCGTGGTCGAGCATCGCGCCAAGGGCGACGTGGCCGACGACGACAAGAGCGGCTATGTCGGCCAGGCGCAGGTGATCGCGCTGGCCACCGCGGCCGGCTTCCGGCTGGAGGCGCAGAGCGAGATCAACGCCAACCCGCGCGACACCAAGGACTACCCCGGTGGCGTGTGGACGCTGCCGCCGACCAACAAGCATCCGCCGGCCGACGACGCCAGGTACCGCGCCATCGGCGAAAGCGACCGCATGACGCTGCGCTTCACCAAGCCCTGA
- a CDS encoding pseudouridine synthase — translation MLIAFNKPFNVLCQFTDRSATPRPTLAGFGLPGDVYAAGRLDYDSEGLLLLTDEGALAHRLTDPRHKQDKTYWVQVEGAPRPDQLQALSNGVVLNDGPTLPARAALLDPPPALWPRDPPVRVRKTVPDAWLALTLREGRNRQVRRMTAAVGLPTLRLVRVAMGGIALDGLQPGQWRVVRG, via the coding sequence GTGCTGATCGCCTTCAACAAGCCGTTCAACGTGCTGTGCCAGTTCACCGACCGCAGCGCCACGCCGCGGCCGACGCTGGCCGGCTTCGGGCTGCCCGGGGATGTCTACGCCGCCGGCCGGCTCGACTACGACAGCGAAGGTCTGCTGCTGCTCACCGACGAGGGCGCGCTGGCGCATCGGCTGACAGATCCGCGCCACAAGCAGGACAAGACCTACTGGGTGCAGGTGGAGGGCGCGCCGCGGCCCGACCAGCTGCAGGCGCTGAGCAACGGCGTGGTGTTGAACGACGGCCCCACCCTGCCCGCGCGCGCGGCCCTGCTCGATCCGCCGCCGGCGCTGTGGCCGCGCGATCCGCCGGTGCGGGTGCGCAAGACCGTGCCCGATGCATGGCTGGCGCTGACGCTGCGCGAGGGCCGCAACCGGCAGGTGCGGCGCATGACCGCGGCGGTGGGGCTGCCCACCCTGCGGCTGGTGCGCGTGGCGATGGGCGGCATCGCGCTGGACGGGCTCCAGCCGGGGCAGTGGCGCGTCGTGCGGGGCTGA
- a CDS encoding DUF2164 domain-containing protein has protein sequence MIRFETEEKAAIVRRIQLYFDQELRQEIGRFDAEFLLDFFAEEIGGYFYNRGLYDAQAVLAARVDDLNEAIVQLEKPTEFHK, from the coding sequence ATGATCCGGTTCGAGACCGAGGAGAAGGCGGCGATCGTGCGCCGGATCCAGCTGTACTTCGATCAGGAGCTGCGGCAGGAGATCGGCCGCTTCGATGCGGAGTTCCTGCTGGACTTCTTCGCCGAGGAGATCGGCGGATACTTCTACAACCGCGGCCTGTACGACGCGCAGGCCGTGCTGGCCGCGCGCGTGGATGACCTCAACGAGGCCATCGTGCAGCTCGAGAAGCCGACCGAGTTCCACAAATAG
- a CDS encoding glycoside hydrolase family 3 N-terminal domain-containing protein, with the protein MSNSERIEALIAQMTVEEKVGQLGIFADALRPFAPDVNPEANALDAAQVREGIRAGRIGALFNGVGAAQGREAQRIALEESRLGIPLLFGSDVIHGMRTVFPIPLGEAASFEPDLARRTARATAVEATAAGIHWTFAPAVDVARDQRWGRGAEGAGEDVVLGCAFAAARVQGFQGQAGLRAEDCLLAAPKHFAAYGAVAGGLEYASVDISEQTLRDVHLPPFKAAFDAGAITVMSAFNDINGVPASANRWLMTDLLRGAWQFPGLVVSDYTADMELIAHGYAADERDATRRAFTAGLDVSMQSGFYERHLGALVESGEVSMAQLDEGVRRVLWVKEQIGLFDNPYRSLDAVREADTTHLAAHEALARDAARRSIVLLKNDDALLPLRRQGQKIALIGPFVRDRENIEGCWTLFGDKSRYVTLEAGVRAALGEDAQLVVEDGCGLEAAIEGGIEAAVAAARASDVVVLAIGEPQRYSGEAQSRTQIVVPAAQQALAEALAATGKPLVVLLRNGRALALQGAVRDARAIAVTWFLGSQTGHGVADVLFGDYNPSACLPVSFPQDSGQQPLFYNRPRTGRPELPDVHEYKSRWREFTADALYPFGHGLSYTSFAYGTPQLSTAQLGWDETLEITTTVTNTGAVAGETVVQLYVHDRVASRVRPVRELKGFNKIALLAGESAQVRFQLDRHLLAFTGTDLVFGAEPGLFDLWVTDSSANGSAVQFELLAPKA; encoded by the coding sequence ATGTCGAACTCCGAACGGATTGAAGCCCTCATCGCGCAGATGACGGTCGAAGAGAAAGTGGGCCAGCTTGGGATCTTTGCCGACGCGCTGCGGCCGTTCGCCCCCGACGTGAACCCGGAAGCCAATGCACTGGACGCGGCGCAGGTGCGCGAAGGCATCCGCGCCGGGCGGATCGGCGCGCTGTTCAACGGCGTCGGCGCCGCCCAGGGGCGCGAGGCCCAGCGCATCGCGCTGGAAGAGTCGCGCCTGGGCATCCCGCTGCTGTTCGGCTCGGACGTGATCCACGGCATGCGCACGGTGTTCCCGATCCCGCTGGGCGAGGCGGCCAGCTTCGAGCCCGACCTGGCGCGCCGGACCGCGCGCGCCACCGCCGTCGAAGCCACCGCCGCCGGCATCCACTGGACCTTCGCCCCGGCCGTGGACGTCGCCCGTGACCAGCGCTGGGGCCGCGGTGCCGAGGGCGCCGGCGAGGACGTGGTGCTGGGCTGCGCCTTCGCCGCCGCGCGCGTGCAGGGTTTCCAGGGCCAGGCCGGGCTGCGCGCCGAGGACTGCCTGCTGGCCGCGCCCAAGCATTTCGCCGCCTATGGCGCGGTGGCCGGCGGCCTGGAGTACGCCAGCGTGGACATCTCCGAGCAGACCCTGCGCGACGTCCACCTGCCGCCGTTCAAGGCCGCCTTCGACGCTGGCGCGATCACGGTGATGAGCGCCTTCAACGACATCAATGGCGTGCCGGCCAGCGCCAACCGCTGGCTGATGACCGACCTGCTGCGCGGCGCCTGGCAGTTCCCCGGCCTGGTGGTGTCCGACTACACCGCCGACATGGAGCTGATCGCGCATGGCTATGCGGCCGACGAGCGCGACGCCACGCGTCGTGCGTTCACCGCCGGCCTGGACGTGAGCATGCAGAGCGGCTTCTACGAGCGGCATCTGGGCGCGCTGGTGGAAAGCGGCGAGGTGTCGATGGCGCAGCTGGACGAAGGCGTGCGCCGCGTCCTGTGGGTCAAGGAGCAGATCGGCCTGTTCGACAACCCGTATCGCTCGCTCGATGCCGTGCGCGAGGCCGACACCACCCATCTGGCCGCGCATGAAGCGCTGGCGCGCGACGCGGCGCGGCGTTCGATCGTGCTGCTGAAGAACGACGATGCGCTGCTGCCGCTGCGCAGGCAGGGCCAGAAGATCGCGCTGATCGGTCCCTTCGTGCGCGACCGCGAGAACATCGAGGGCTGCTGGACGCTGTTCGGCGACAAGTCGCGCTATGTCACCCTCGAAGCCGGCGTGCGCGCCGCGCTGGGCGAGGACGCGCAGCTGGTCGTCGAAGACGGCTGCGGGCTGGAAGCGGCGATCGAGGGCGGCATCGAGGCCGCCGTCGCCGCCGCGCGGGCCAGCGACGTGGTGGTGCTGGCCATCGGTGAGCCGCAGCGCTACAGCGGCGAGGCGCAGTCGCGCACGCAGATCGTCGTGCCGGCCGCGCAGCAGGCCCTGGCCGAAGCGCTGGCGGCGACCGGCAAGCCGTTGGTGGTGCTGCTGCGCAACGGCCGCGCGCTGGCGCTGCAGGGCGCCGTGCGCGACGCGCGGGCCATCGCGGTGACCTGGTTCCTGGGCAGCCAGACCGGGCATGGCGTGGCCGACGTGCTGTTCGGCGACTACAACCCCTCCGCCTGCCTGCCGGTGAGCTTCCCGCAGGACTCCGGCCAGCAGCCGCTGTTCTACAACCGCCCGCGCACCGGCCGTCCCGAGCTGCCGGATGTGCACGAATACAAGTCGCGCTGGCGCGAGTTCACTGCGGACGCGCTGTATCCCTTCGGCCATGGTCTGTCCTACACGTCTTTCGCCTACGGCACGCCGCAGCTGTCCACGGCGCAGCTGGGCTGGGACGAGACGCTGGAGATCACCACCACCGTCACCAACACCGGCGCGGTGGCGGGCGAGACCGTGGTGCAGCTGTACGTGCACGACCGCGTCGCCAGCCGCGTGCGCCCGGTGCGCGAGCTCAAGGGCTTCAACAAGATCGCGCTGCTGGCCGGCGAATCGGCGCAGGTGCGGTTCCAGCTGGACCGCCATCTGCTGGCCTTCACCGGCACGGACCTGGTGTTCGGCGCCGAGCCCGGCCTGTTCGATCTGTGGGTCACCGACTCGTCGGCCAACGGCAGCGCGGTGCAGTTCGAACTGCTGGCGCCGAAAGCCTGA
- a CDS encoding aldo/keto reductase produces MTISQRPLGRSGLTVAPLAFGGNVFGWSVKDAAGTAKLLDAFVDGGFNLIDTADVYPAWVPGNRGGESETLIGQWLKSSGKRDQVVIATKVGKWNELPGLSPDNIETAVDQSLRRLGVDTIDLYQAHADDPSIPLEATLGAFARLIEKGKVRAIGASNYSAKRLAEALEVAQAQGLPRYETLQPEYNLYDRADYEQTLEPLAKAQGLGVINYYALASGFLTGKYRDPADASKSPRGETAVKQYLNDRGRRILAALDEVAAQQRARPAQIALAWLMARDSITAPIASASSVEQLHEILRAAQLTLTAEQVQALDEASAP; encoded by the coding sequence ATGACCATTTCGCAACGTCCGCTCGGCAGGAGCGGTCTCACCGTCGCGCCGCTGGCTTTCGGCGGCAACGTGTTCGGCTGGAGCGTCAAGGACGCGGCCGGGACGGCCAAGCTGCTCGATGCCTTCGTCGACGGCGGCTTCAACCTCATCGATACCGCCGATGTCTATCCGGCCTGGGTGCCCGGCAACCGCGGTGGCGAATCGGAGACGCTGATCGGCCAGTGGCTCAAGTCCAGCGGCAAGCGCGACCAGGTGGTGATCGCCACCAAGGTCGGCAAGTGGAACGAGCTGCCGGGCCTGTCGCCGGACAACATCGAGACCGCGGTGGACCAGTCGCTCAGGCGCCTGGGTGTGGACACCATCGATCTGTACCAGGCGCATGCCGACGATCCCTCGATTCCGCTGGAAGCGACCCTGGGCGCCTTCGCGCGGCTGATCGAGAAGGGCAAGGTGCGCGCGATCGGTGCATCCAACTACAGCGCCAAGCGCCTGGCCGAAGCGCTGGAAGTGGCGCAGGCGCAGGGTCTGCCGCGCTACGAGACGCTGCAGCCGGAATACAACCTCTACGACCGGGCCGATTACGAACAGACGCTGGAGCCGCTGGCCAAGGCGCAGGGCCTGGGCGTGATCAACTACTACGCGCTGGCGTCGGGCTTCCTGACCGGCAAGTACCGCGACCCGGCGGATGCGTCCAAGAGCCCGCGCGGCGAGACGGCGGTCAAGCAGTATCTCAACGACCGCGGCCGCCGGATCCTGGCGGCGCTGGACGAAGTGGCCGCCCAGCAGCGCGCCAGGCCCGCGCAGATCGCGCTGGCCTGGCTGATGGCGCGCGACTCGATCACCGCGCCGATCGCCAGCGCCAGCAGCGTCGAGCAGCTGCACGAGATCCTGCGCGCGGCGCAGCTGACCCTGACGGCGGAACAGGTCCAGGCGCTGGACGAGGCCAGCGCCCCCTGA